In a genomic window of Mus pahari chromosome 8, PAHARI_EIJ_v1.1, whole genome shotgun sequence:
- the Il17rb gene encoding interleukin-17 receptor B encodes MLLVLLILAAMCRSALPREPTIQCGSETGPSPEWMVQHTLTPGDLRDLRVELVKTSVATEEFSILMNISWILRADASIRLLKATKICVSGKNNMNSYSCVRCNYTEAFQSQTRPSGGKWTFSYVGFPVELSTLYLIGAHNIPNANMNEDSPSLSVNFTSPGCLNHVMKYKKQCTEAGSLWDPNITACKKNEKMVEVNFTTNPLGNRYTILIRRDRMLGFSRVLENKLTRMSVAVPVTEESEGAMVQLTPYLNTCDNDCIRREGTVVLCSETNAPFPPDDNRSTLGSWLPLLLVLLVAAWLLAAGIYLTWRQGRSTKTSFPIPTMFLPLIKVLVVYPSEICFHHTVCHFADFLQNYCRSEVILEKWQKKKIAEMGPVQWLTTQKQAADKVVFLLPSDVPTLCDSACGHNEGSARENSQDLFPLAFNLFCSDFSSQTHLHKYLVVYLGGADLKGDYNALSVCPQYHLMKDATAFHTELLKATQSMSVKKRSQACHGSCSPL; translated from the exons ATGTTGCTAGTGTTGCTGATCTTGGCCGCAATGTGCAGGAGCGCCCTGCCTCGAGAGCCG ACTATTCAGTGTGGCTCTGAGACAG GGCCATCTCCAGAGTGGATGGtccaacacacactcactccagGAGACTTGAGGGACCTCCGAGTGGAACTTGTCAAGACAAGCGTGGCAACAGAGGAGTTTTCAATTTTGATGAACATAAGCTGGATACTCCGGGCAGATG CCAGCATCCGCTTGCTGAAGGCCACCAAGATCTGCGTGAGTGGCAAAAACAACATGAATTCATACAGCTGTGTGAGGTGCAACTACACAGAGGCCTTCCAGAGCCAGACAAGACCTTCCGGCGGCAAA TGGACATTCTCCTATGTAGGCTTCCCTGTGGAGCTGAGCACTCTCTATCTCATCGGCGCCCATAACATCCCCAATGCTAATATGAATGAGGACAGCCCTTCCTTGTCTGTGAACTTCACCTCGCCAG GCTGCCTAAACCatgtaatgaaatataaaaagcaGTGCACTGAGGCGG GAAGCCTGTGGGACCCAAACATCACTGCGTGTAAAAAGAATGAGAAGATGGTTGAAGTGAATTTTACAACCAATCCCCTTGGAAACAGATACACGATTCTCATCCGACGCGACAGGATGTTGGGGTTTTCTAGAGTGCTGGAG AATAAACTGACGAGGATGTCTGTAGCCGTTCCAGTGACTGAGGAGAGCGAAGGTGCCATGGTTCAG CTGACCCCATACTTAAATACCTGCGACAATGACTGCATCCGACGCGAAGGGACAGTTGTGCTTTGCTCAGAGACAAATGCTCCCTTCCCTCCAGATGACA ACAGGAGCACACTGGGAAGCTGGCTGCCTCTCctcctggtgctgctggtggCTGCGTGGCTGCTGGCAGCTGGGATCTACCTAACTTGGAGGCAAG GAAGGAGCACGAAGACGTCCTTTCCTATTCCCACCATGTTCCTGCCCCTCATTAAGGTCCTGGTGGTTTACCCTTCTGAGATCTGCTTCCATCACACAGTCTGTCACTTTGCTGACTTTCTTCAAAACTACTGCAGAAGTGAAGTCATCCTTGAAAAatggcagaaaaagaaaattgccgAGATGGGGCCGGTGCAGTGGCTGACCACTCAGAAGCAAGCGGCAGATAaagtggtcttccttcttcccagtgaCGTCCCGACCCTTTGTGACAGTGCCTGTGGCCACAATGAGGGCAGCGCCAGGGAGAACTCTCAGGATCTGTTCCCTCTTGCCTTTAACCTCTTTTGTAGTGATTTCAGCAGCCAGACCCATCTGCACAAATACCTGGTGGTCTATCTTGGGGGAGCAGACCTCAAAGGCGACTATAATGCCCTGAGTGTCTGCCCCCAGTATCATCTCATGAAGGACGCCACAGCTTTCCACACGGAACTTCTCAAGGCTACGCAGAGCATGTCAGTGAAGAAACGGTCACAAGCCTGCCATGGTAGCTGTTCACCCTTGTAG